A single genomic interval of Desulfosoma caldarium harbors:
- a CDS encoding two-component system sensor histidine kinase NtrB — MTIPFFPILFVDLVGSACMVFFAVACVRLSYRLYVQDRENVLYLYLLMVSHALAVFAFSRSIGHIAKQLLLLGGHRPIWEALRPYSGSLNTISFCVVGAVTLFFERIWKVHQQILRDRQALQKAHERLVWLNQRLQQLVSERTAELGRSEQKFRRIFEASRDMIAVVAENGTVLDMNPAGRQMLGIDDIGGAPEMETPSLSFRTFFLRPQDWNTLKERVSRESYVTDAEVELISRDGREISALLSAASQCDLQERAELIYLVAKDITQRKVIQQQLLQADKLASIGQLAAGVAHEINNPLGIILGYTQLLMREEHQGTERYEDLKTIEKHARTCKAIVEDLLSFARSAHTRKEPVLVQDLVQEVLGVVRHNLELKHIQVITHFEASVPEVVVDRNKMRQVFMNLIMNAQQAIGSDGRIEICTSLAENGHMAEIAVSDTGTGIDPKHLPRIFDPFFTTKSTGEGTGLGLSVSYGIVKDHGGEILVASELGKGSVFTVRLPVPSEKLEWMACEV; from the coding sequence ATGACCATTCCGTTTTTTCCCATCCTTTTTGTGGATCTGGTGGGATCGGCGTGCATGGTGTTTTTCGCCGTGGCCTGTGTGCGCCTGTCTTATAGGCTCTATGTTCAGGACCGGGAAAACGTTCTCTATCTCTATCTACTCATGGTGTCGCACGCTTTGGCCGTTTTTGCCTTTTCTCGAAGCATAGGCCATATCGCCAAGCAATTGCTTCTTCTAGGAGGACACCGGCCCATCTGGGAGGCTCTCAGGCCGTACAGTGGGTCATTGAACACAATCAGTTTCTGTGTCGTGGGAGCGGTGACGCTCTTTTTTGAAAGAATCTGGAAGGTGCATCAGCAGATCCTTCGGGACCGACAGGCTTTGCAGAAGGCTCACGAGAGGCTGGTGTGGCTCAACCAGCGCCTCCAGCAGCTGGTGTCCGAGCGGACTGCGGAATTGGGGCGTTCCGAGCAAAAGTTTCGACGCATCTTTGAGGCCTCTCGGGACATGATTGCCGTGGTGGCGGAGAACGGCACCGTGTTGGACATGAATCCTGCAGGCCGTCAAATGCTGGGTATCGACGATATCGGTGGCGCCCCCGAAATGGAAACTCCCAGTTTGTCTTTTAGAACATTTTTCTTGCGACCCCAGGATTGGAATACCCTTAAGGAACGAGTCAGCCGAGAATCTTACGTGACAGATGCGGAAGTGGAGTTGATCAGTCGAGACGGCCGAGAAATCAGTGCGCTGCTCAGTGCCGCTTCCCAATGTGACCTTCAGGAAAGGGCCGAACTGATCTATTTGGTGGCCAAGGACATTACCCAGCGCAAGGTGATCCAACAGCAACTGCTTCAGGCGGACAAATTGGCTTCTATCGGACAACTCGCGGCCGGTGTGGCCCATGAAATCAACAATCCCTTGGGCATCATTTTAGGGTACACGCAACTTTTGATGCGAGAAGAACACCAGGGCACGGAACGCTATGAGGACTTAAAGACTATTGAAAAGCATGCGCGCACCTGCAAGGCCATCGTTGAAGATTTGTTAAGTTTTGCGCGCAGTGCCCACACACGAAAGGAACCGGTATTGGTGCAAGATTTGGTCCAGGAAGTCTTGGGTGTCGTGCGGCATAACCTGGAGTTGAAACACATTCAGGTGATCACCCACTTTGAGGCGTCCGTGCCGGAGGTGGTCGTGGACCGGAACAAGATGCGTCAGGTTTTCATGAACCTCATCATGAACGCGCAGCAGGCCATCGGCAGCGATGGCCGCATCGAGATTTGCACCTCCCTTGCGGAAAACGGCCACATGGCGGAGATCGCGGTTTCGGATACGGGAACGGGCATCGATCCTAAGCACTTGCCACGCATCTTTGATCCGTTCTTTACGACCAAGAGCACCGGCGAGGGCACGGGTCTGGGGCTCTCCGTGAGCTATGGCATTGTCAAGGATCACGGCGGAGAAATCCTCGTGGCCAGTGAACTGGGCAAAGGATCCGTCTTTACGGTTCGGCTTCCAGTCCCTTCGGAAAAGTTGGAGTGGATGGCTTGTGAAGTCTGA
- a CDS encoding 2Fe-2S iron-sulfur cluster-binding protein — protein sequence MTERKVPSMVTITIDGQDYQAEEGQTVLQVMRRHGIVVPTLCFHPALKPSGSCRLCAVEVVGKSARSLAMLSCVMPVKEGLRIKTNGEVVDAARTKAFRNLVQMAPQSQRIRDLARQYGVDLGPPPDGCVRCRLCIRVCKEIIGSGALRMEKREGISFVVPVEGACIGCGTCANICPTGAITVRDSENTRTVCIRDEVIGIHAMERCQACGRPFATRKFVEYAEQHAQPHPELKEHHRYCPTCAKMLADRVKLALRQKQR from the coding sequence ATGACTGAAAGGAAGGTGCCTTCCATGGTCACGATCACCATCGATGGACAGGACTACCAGGCGGAAGAGGGTCAGACGGTCTTACAGGTTATGCGCCGTCATGGCATCGTGGTGCCGACCCTATGCTTTCATCCCGCTTTGAAACCTTCGGGCAGTTGTCGACTGTGTGCCGTGGAAGTGGTCGGTAAGTCGGCGCGGTCCTTGGCGATGTTGTCGTGCGTTATGCCGGTCAAGGAGGGTTTGCGTATCAAAACGAATGGCGAGGTGGTGGATGCGGCGCGCACCAAAGCCTTTCGTAACCTTGTGCAAATGGCTCCTCAAAGTCAAAGAATTCGGGACTTAGCCCGGCAGTACGGTGTGGATTTGGGACCTCCACCGGATGGCTGTGTACGCTGCCGCCTGTGCATCCGCGTGTGCAAGGAAATTATCGGCTCGGGGGCCTTACGGATGGAAAAGCGAGAGGGTATCTCCTTTGTGGTTCCTGTGGAAGGGGCGTGCATCGGCTGTGGCACGTGCGCCAATATTTGTCCCACAGGCGCCATTACGGTGCGCGACAGTGAAAACACTCGCACCGTCTGTATTCGTGACGAAGTCATCGGTATTCATGCCATGGAACGGTGTCAGGCGTGCGGGCGCCCCTTTGCCACTCGTAAATTCGTAGAATACGCAGAGCAGCATGCTCAGCCACACCCGGAGTTGAAGGAACACCACCGGTATTGTCCCACCTGTGCTAAGATGCTGGCCGATCGCGTGAAACTGGCGCTGCGACAAAAGCAGCGATAA
- a CDS encoding CBS domain-containing protein, protein MKVQELMECKEHEIHSIEPEKTVAEAIDEMAAFHISALIVMEGGRPVGIFTERDVVKTHLKFRDKPFTAVRVRDSMTEKLIVARPDDDLHGVMSAMIQADIRHMPVMLEGRIVGVLSMRDIIRHYVGSLKAELNYLQDYIGRLEEAQHD, encoded by the coding sequence ATGAAAGTTCAGGAATTAATGGAATGCAAAGAGCACGAAATCCACAGCATCGAACCCGAGAAGACCGTGGCAGAGGCCATTGACGAGATGGCGGCATTCCACATCAGTGCTTTGATTGTCATGGAAGGAGGCCGCCCCGTGGGTATTTTCACAGAAAGGGATGTTGTCAAAACGCACCTGAAGTTTCGTGACAAACCCTTCACGGCCGTCAGGGTTCGGGATAGCATGACGGAAAAACTTATCGTGGCCCGCCCGGACGATGATCTTCATGGGGTTATGTCAGCCATGATCCAGGCGGATATTCGACACATGCCGGTAATGCTTGAAGGTCGCATCGTTGGCGTTTTGTCCATGCGCGATATCATCCGTCATTATGTGGGATCTCTGAAGGCGGAGCTCAACTACCTCCAGGATTATATCGGCCGGCTGGAAGAGGCGCAGCATGACTGA
- a CDS encoding NAD(P)-binding protein — MMLSSCPVNGSLRHFQELVAASAITTPRFRHVVEEILLLLEDIAWGRGGRDHLNALQELGETLRARGPDLPTVEAGRFLLDTLNEYQEVFVSHIETHNCATGDCVKLAPSPCQMACPAGLDVPSYVTLIGMGREAEAIRIIREDNPFPWVCGLVCTHPCELMCVRGRVDKPISIRDLKGYAAERAISRMEYVNPPPPPLNGRKVCIVGAGPAGLTAAYFLRLKGYQVTVIEALPVAGGMMMVGIPRYRLPREVIDREVALIEDLGVEIRLNTRFGQDVTIDQLRKEGYEAFLIAIGAHGSYKLMIPGEDTYPQVLSAVDFLRQVALGERHAPGKRVAVIGGGNVAIDAARTCIRLGCESVTLLYRRTRSEMPAYEVEVRQAEEEGVQFQFLTVPVEIKGSNGKVTALRCLRAALGEPDSSGRRRPIPVEGSDHEFGVDCVIAAIGQVIDPKGLEQLDGLSWSKRGTLKTNTVTMETTQEGVFAAGDVVTGPATVIEAIGMGKVAADAIDRYLQGLPQPKMPPVPVRRRRLPFLNVSASMKMRLERPRMAELNVDRRRITFQQVELGLSEQEAREEALRCLRCDVCRRCGLCVEICRDKMQIDALKFGYLDQEHRAETDFRVTAEKCIACGACATNCPNDAMQIEDQDGSRVLSICGTVLNRLKLEYCEECGRVLGPERYHDFIMKRMKHLALVIGGHRLCLECARKKAANSHAEVTLPSIKET; from the coding sequence ATGATGCTTTCCTCATGTCCGGTCAATGGTAGCCTTCGGCATTTTCAAGAACTTGTTGCCGCGTCGGCGATCACCACGCCGCGCTTTCGCCACGTGGTGGAGGAAATTCTCCTGCTCCTGGAGGATATTGCCTGGGGCCGGGGCGGCCGAGATCATCTCAATGCCCTGCAAGAGCTTGGGGAAACCCTGAGGGCTCGTGGTCCAGATCTCCCTACGGTGGAGGCGGGCCGCTTTCTTCTAGACACCTTGAATGAATACCAGGAAGTGTTCGTCAGCCACATTGAAACCCACAATTGTGCCACGGGCGATTGCGTCAAGCTGGCGCCTTCTCCGTGCCAGATGGCGTGTCCTGCGGGATTGGACGTTCCCAGCTATGTGACGTTGATTGGTATGGGCCGTGAGGCAGAAGCCATCAGGATTATTCGTGAGGATAATCCATTTCCGTGGGTCTGCGGCCTGGTGTGCACGCATCCGTGCGAACTCATGTGCGTGCGAGGACGTGTGGACAAACCCATCAGCATCAGGGACCTGAAAGGCTATGCGGCCGAACGCGCCATTTCCCGGATGGAATATGTTAACCCGCCGCCGCCGCCCCTCAACGGCCGCAAAGTGTGCATTGTGGGTGCCGGCCCGGCCGGTTTGACTGCCGCCTATTTCCTGCGGCTCAAAGGATACCAGGTAACCGTCATTGAGGCCTTGCCGGTGGCGGGAGGCATGATGATGGTGGGGATTCCACGGTATCGCCTGCCACGGGAAGTGATCGATCGGGAAGTGGCCTTGATCGAGGACCTAGGGGTGGAGATTCGGCTCAACACGCGGTTTGGTCAAGACGTCACCATCGACCAGTTGCGCAAGGAAGGCTATGAAGCGTTCCTGATTGCCATCGGAGCCCACGGTTCTTACAAACTCATGATACCCGGGGAAGATACATATCCTCAGGTGCTTAGCGCCGTCGATTTTCTGCGCCAGGTCGCCTTAGGTGAACGACATGCTCCGGGGAAAAGAGTGGCCGTCATCGGAGGCGGCAATGTGGCTATTGATGCCGCGCGAACCTGTATTCGACTGGGCTGCGAATCGGTTACGCTTCTGTATCGGCGAACGCGCTCGGAAATGCCGGCCTATGAAGTGGAGGTGCGACAAGCGGAAGAAGAGGGGGTGCAGTTTCAGTTTCTTACGGTTCCTGTGGAAATTAAGGGATCGAACGGAAAAGTGACGGCTCTGCGATGCCTTCGAGCCGCACTAGGGGAACCTGACTCGAGCGGGCGACGGCGGCCGATTCCCGTGGAAGGCAGCGATCATGAGTTTGGTGTGGATTGCGTTATTGCAGCTATTGGCCAGGTTATCGATCCCAAAGGGTTGGAGCAGTTGGACGGCTTGTCTTGGTCCAAGCGGGGAACCTTGAAAACGAACACGGTGACCATGGAGACCACCCAAGAGGGGGTCTTTGCGGCCGGAGACGTGGTGACGGGCCCGGCGACGGTCATTGAAGCCATCGGCATGGGCAAGGTGGCTGCCGACGCCATTGATCGATACCTTCAGGGGCTCCCTCAACCCAAGATGCCTCCGGTACCCGTGCGCCGCCGCCGCTTGCCGTTCCTCAACGTCTCTGCATCCATGAAGATGCGGCTGGAAAGGCCGCGAATGGCTGAGCTCAACGTGGACCGGCGTCGAATTACTTTTCAGCAGGTAGAACTGGGGCTCTCGGAACAGGAAGCCAGGGAGGAAGCGCTGCGATGCCTGCGCTGCGACGTGTGCCGACGCTGTGGCCTGTGCGTGGAAATCTGCCGGGATAAGATGCAGATTGACGCTTTGAAGTTCGGGTATCTGGACCAGGAACACAGGGCAGAGACGGATTTTCGCGTGACGGCGGAAAAGTGCATCGCTTGCGGAGCCTGCGCCACGAATTGTCCAAACGATGCCATGCAAATCGAGGATCAGGACGGTTCACGGGTTCTTTCCATTTGCGGGACGGTTCTCAACCGGCTCAAATTGGAATATTGTGAAGAATGCGGGAGGGTGCTGGGTCCGGAAAGGTATCATGACTTCATCATGAAGCGCATGAAGCATTTGGCATTGGTGATTGGAGGGCATCGCCTGTGTCTAGAATGCGCCCGCAAAAAAGCTGCAAATAGCCATGCGGAGGTAACACTTCCCTCCATAAAGGAAACGTGA
- a CDS encoding 4Fe-4S dicluster domain-containing protein produces the protein MSQYYLFQDAKKCIGCHTCEVQCKANKGLPLGPKVCQVVEVGPKFVGSLPRASYIFMPCFHCENPWCVAACPTGAMQKRAKDGIVFVDEELCVGCKTCMSACPWGAPQWNVEAGKVVKCDYCMDRVDQGLKPACVTVCTTHCLHFGKPEEVRDKRRERHARALSPLD, from the coding sequence ATGAGTCAATATTATCTGTTTCAGGATGCGAAGAAGTGCATCGGGTGTCATACCTGCGAAGTCCAGTGCAAGGCCAACAAGGGATTACCCCTGGGCCCGAAAGTGTGCCAGGTGGTGGAGGTGGGGCCCAAGTTTGTGGGGTCCCTGCCGCGGGCCTCTTACATTTTCATGCCGTGTTTTCACTGTGAAAATCCGTGGTGCGTGGCGGCGTGCCCGACGGGCGCCATGCAAAAACGGGCCAAGGACGGCATCGTCTTCGTCGACGAGGAGCTCTGTGTGGGGTGCAAGACCTGCATGTCCGCATGCCCGTGGGGGGCTCCCCAATGGAATGTGGAGGCGGGCAAGGTGGTGAAGTGCGATTATTGCATGGATCGTGTGGATCAGGGATTGAAACCCGCGTGTGTGACCGTGTGTACCACCCACTGCCTTCACTTCGGAAAACCCGAAGAGGTGCGCGACAAGCGGCGGGAACGCCACGCCAGGGCCCTCTCGCCACTGGACTAG
- a CDS encoding molybdopterin-dependent oxidoreductase codes for MKKKEVYSLCFMCSVRCPIKVTVENGQVKWIEGNPHVPGMEGSLCPRGAAGIALLNDTQRVQSPLIRSGPRGSGKWKKVSWDEALNYVAEKLKEIIAQHGPQSVVLGERTQLATHVSKTFMRAIGSPNHFTHDAICKGSVNTAARSLFGYTDAQMSFDYKNTKHIVLYGRNFFEAVEVKAVNSLMEAVENGAKITYIDPRVTVTATKAHDYFMIRPGTDLALNYALMHVIINEKLYDARYVQRWVDGLAVLQDFVQPYSPEWAERETGIEAHRIVTLAREMAKKKPSVIFHFGYRGASHPNEIYLRRSIMILNVLMGSVEAKGGLFFKKGPGEVGGKPARKLTEQEGLPSVNVVRFDKVGTPDFPLPDKNHGVGQMLPLAILNEDPYPLKALIAYRFEPLLSIPDLNQNKRALEKLDLVVSIDINYSDIAWYSDVILPESMYLERLDCPQQANGLKPQMFLRQQAVSPRYDTRPGAIILKQLADRLGLGQYFPYETMEDLVRWQLEGTGFYLEDFDKKGFVAYTDKQIFWDRDDGLKFKTPSGKIELVSSLLENAGYPSFPAYEPVQAPPEGHYRLMVGRCAQHTHVSTQNNPYLNELVPENRLWIHTKEAQRLGIKDGDWVEVSSKVGSGQIRAYVTSMIHPEAVFMLHGFGHEARLAARSFNRGLADAVLQENISDCIGGSPALDHTTVTVKRVQ; via the coding sequence ATGAAGAAAAAAGAAGTGTACAGTTTGTGCTTTATGTGTTCCGTTCGCTGTCCCATCAAGGTGACTGTGGAAAACGGCCAGGTCAAGTGGATCGAGGGGAACCCGCACGTACCGGGCATGGAAGGGAGCCTGTGCCCTCGAGGTGCGGCGGGCATCGCTCTTTTGAACGACACTCAGCGCGTGCAATCTCCGCTCATTCGCAGCGGCCCACGAGGCAGCGGCAAATGGAAAAAGGTTTCCTGGGACGAGGCCTTGAATTACGTGGCCGAAAAGCTCAAGGAAATCATCGCCCAGCATGGACCCCAAAGCGTAGTCTTAGGTGAAAGAACCCAACTGGCCACCCATGTGAGCAAAACCTTCATGCGAGCCATCGGGTCTCCCAATCATTTCACCCACGATGCCATTTGCAAGGGCTCCGTCAACACCGCCGCTCGATCCCTATTCGGCTATACGGACGCCCAAATGAGCTTTGACTACAAGAACACCAAGCACATTGTTTTATACGGCCGCAACTTTTTTGAGGCCGTTGAGGTCAAGGCTGTCAACAGTTTGATGGAGGCCGTCGAAAACGGTGCTAAGATCACTTACATTGACCCTCGAGTCACGGTGACCGCCACGAAGGCTCATGACTACTTCATGATTCGTCCGGGCACCGACTTGGCCCTCAACTATGCTTTGATGCACGTGATCATCAACGAAAAGCTCTACGACGCCCGCTACGTGCAGCGCTGGGTGGATGGGCTTGCGGTGCTACAGGACTTTGTGCAGCCCTACAGCCCCGAATGGGCGGAACGGGAAACGGGCATTGAAGCCCACCGCATCGTGACTTTGGCCAGGGAGATGGCCAAGAAGAAGCCATCGGTTATTTTCCACTTTGGTTATCGCGGAGCCAGTCATCCCAACGAAATCTATCTCCGTCGTTCCATCATGATCCTCAATGTTCTGATGGGCAGCGTGGAAGCCAAGGGGGGGCTCTTTTTCAAAAAGGGTCCTGGCGAGGTGGGAGGCAAACCGGCTCGAAAACTGACGGAACAGGAAGGTCTTCCATCGGTCAACGTGGTGCGCTTTGACAAGGTGGGAACCCCTGACTTTCCTTTGCCGGACAAGAACCATGGCGTAGGCCAGATGTTGCCGTTGGCCATCCTGAACGAAGACCCGTACCCGTTGAAAGCCCTTATTGCCTACCGCTTTGAACCGCTTCTGTCCATCCCCGACCTTAATCAGAACAAGCGGGCTCTGGAGAAACTGGACCTGGTCGTTAGCATCGATATCAACTATAGCGATATCGCGTGGTATTCGGATGTGATTTTGCCCGAGTCCATGTATTTGGAGCGGCTTGATTGCCCTCAACAGGCCAACGGGTTAAAGCCGCAAATGTTTCTTCGCCAGCAGGCGGTGAGTCCTCGTTACGACACGCGCCCCGGCGCCATTATTTTAAAGCAATTGGCGGACCGCCTTGGTCTGGGGCAGTACTTCCCGTACGAGACCATGGAAGATCTCGTCCGCTGGCAGCTGGAAGGAACGGGGTTTTACTTGGAAGATTTCGACAAGAAAGGTTTTGTGGCCTACACGGACAAGCAGATCTTTTGGGATCGGGACGACGGCCTCAAGTTCAAGACGCCGTCGGGCAAGATTGAACTGGTGTCTTCTTTGCTAGAAAACGCGGGATACCCATCCTTTCCGGCCTATGAGCCGGTTCAAGCGCCTCCCGAAGGTCACTATCGCCTAATGGTCGGCCGCTGTGCGCAACACACCCACGTTTCCACGCAGAATAACCCGTACCTCAACGAACTGGTGCCCGAAAACCGTCTTTGGATTCACACCAAGGAAGCGCAGCGTCTGGGCATCAAGGACGGCGATTGGGTGGAGGTGTCATCCAAGGTTGGATCCGGGCAAATTCGCGCTTACGTCACCAGCATGATTCACCCGGAAGCGGTCTTCATGCTGCATGGCTTTGGGCATGAAGCGCGATTGGCGGCCCGTAGTTTCAATCGAGGGCTCGCCGACGCGGTTCTCCAGGAAAACATTTCAGATTGCATCGGTGGAAGTCCAGCCCTGGACCATACGACGGTGACGGTTAAGCGAGTTCAGTGA
- a CDS encoding response regulator, which translates to MALIMVLDDEMDACRLMQRVLARLGHEVEAFSQANSARRWLEDHEPDLVLLDMKLKDDDGLSILRLLRAQRPEVGVIIITGFPSAETAKEASQMGIDDYLVKPVELEELEHRVKMVLEKRMLVA; encoded by the coding sequence ATGGCGCTCATCATGGTTTTAGATGATGAAATGGATGCGTGTCGTTTAATGCAGAGGGTTTTGGCCAGGCTGGGGCATGAAGTGGAGGCTTTTTCCCAGGCGAACTCCGCCCGCCGATGGCTGGAGGACCATGAGCCGGACCTGGTTTTGCTGGACATGAAGCTAAAGGACGACGATGGCTTGTCCATCCTTCGGCTTCTCCGGGCACAACGGCCTGAGGTGGGGGTGATTATCATCACGGGATTTCCCTCCGCGGAAACGGCGAAGGAGGCGAGCCAAATGGGCATTGATGACTATTTAGTCAAGCCTGTGGAGCTCGAGGAGTTGGAACATCGAGTGAAGATGGTTTTGGAAAAGCGTATGTTGGTTGCATGA
- a CDS encoding sulfite exporter TauE/SafE family protein encodes MRKSFRWSLVWLVFVTALLMCGMMAGPALSQQQDTQHQETASTQAMQPTSAPEVKRVGDTLGVPGKIGEAVAKAPIGKEKGFIDPEAPRGAFGIPGAPRMNYVVAILWAVWVGWIFSTVGAFGGIMAGVGHMTVLGLGPYAKTFTQTVPSLNKAITDSVRTSNQFLVGLSALISTINYLKARTLAWPVGVALALGSIAGAIFIPWLTGGKITFKQYQGWFGLFVFVVGAFLFYDTTPAGQQKKKAAKEAAQAFKKAMAEKKGAETEGIQFKSFSLARSTFTFFGTEFHFNPLVIFCGGLLIAAISSFLGVGGGFLYVPFLTTFVKAPMYVVAGTSAMAVLLSMITSITSYITVAKAGMDWTLIGLELIGIFVGSMIGPRTQKYIPDIWLKRLFVVLAIYVGLRYFSLGFFGKSWLP; translated from the coding sequence ATGAGAAAGAGTTTTCGGTGGTCTCTGGTATGGTTGGTTTTCGTCACTGCACTCTTGATGTGCGGAATGATGGCGGGACCGGCTCTGAGCCAACAACAGGACACGCAGCATCAAGAAACGGCTTCCACCCAAGCGATGCAGCCGACTTCCGCCCCCGAAGTGAAACGGGTTGGTGATACGTTGGGAGTGCCGGGAAAGATCGGTGAGGCAGTGGCCAAGGCCCCGATCGGCAAGGAAAAGGGCTTCATCGATCCGGAGGCTCCACGGGGAGCTTTTGGCATTCCGGGGGCACCCCGCATGAACTATGTGGTGGCCATCCTCTGGGCCGTGTGGGTGGGCTGGATTTTTTCGACAGTCGGTGCTTTCGGCGGCATCATGGCCGGTGTGGGCCACATGACGGTGTTGGGCCTCGGCCCCTACGCCAAAACTTTTACCCAAACGGTACCATCACTCAACAAGGCGATAACCGACAGCGTGCGCACTTCCAACCAATTCCTCGTTGGCTTGTCAGCTCTCATCAGCACCATCAACTATCTGAAAGCCCGCACCTTGGCATGGCCCGTCGGTGTCGCTCTAGCGTTGGGATCCATCGCCGGTGCCATCTTCATCCCGTGGCTTACGGGGGGCAAGATCACCTTTAAGCAGTATCAAGGCTGGTTCGGCCTCTTTGTGTTTGTCGTCGGGGCTTTTCTCTTCTACGACACCACACCGGCAGGCCAACAAAAGAAAAAGGCGGCCAAGGAAGCAGCCCAAGCCTTCAAAAAGGCCATGGCGGAAAAGAAAGGTGCGGAAACGGAAGGCATCCAATTCAAATCTTTTTCATTAGCCAGAAGTACCTTTACATTCTTCGGTACAGAATTTCATTTCAATCCGCTTGTCATTTTCTGCGGCGGCCTGCTGATCGCAGCCATCTCGTCTTTTCTTGGTGTCGGAGGTGGTTTCCTTTACGTGCCGTTTCTGACCACGTTCGTCAAAGCTCCCATGTACGTGGTGGCCGGGACGTCGGCCATGGCCGTGCTCTTGAGCATGATCACCAGCATCACCAGCTACATCACGGTGGCCAAGGCCGGTATGGACTGGACCCTCATCGGTTTGGAACTCATCGGAATTTTCGTGGGATCCATGATCGGACCGCGAACGCAAAAGTACATTCCAGATATTTGGCTTAAGAGGCTTTTCGTGGTGCTTGCCATTTACGTGGGACTTCGCTACTTCAGTTTGGGATTTTTTGGTAAGAGCTGGCTACCGTAA